The Nomascus leucogenys isolate Asia chromosome 16, Asia_NLE_v1, whole genome shotgun sequence genome includes a region encoding these proteins:
- the TBC1D31 gene encoding TBC1 domain family member 31 isoform X12 translates to MWHFSTFRRNTPSKVGNYSEYYRVNWCQHWFEYFPNPPINILSMIENVLAFHDKELLQHFIDHDITSQLYAWPLLETVFSEVLTREEWLKLFDNIFSNHPSFLLMTVVAYNMCSRAPLLNCNLKDDFEFFFHHRNNLDINVVIRQVYHLMETTPTDIHPDSMLNVFVALTKGQYPVFNQYPKFIVDYQTQEQERIRNDELDYLRERQTVEDMQAKLDQQRVEDEAWYQKQELLRQAEETRREMLLQEEEKMIQQRQRLAAVKRQLEVKEMHLQDAARRRFLKLQQDQREMELRRLDDEIGRKVYMRDQEIAATARDLEMRQLELESQKRLYEKNLTENQEAVAKEMRADADAYRRKVDLEEHMFHKLIEAGETESQKTQKVIKENLAKAEQACLNTDWQIQSLHKQKCDDLQRNKCYQEVAKLLKENRRKEIEIINAMVEEEAKKWKEAEGKELHLRSAKKASALSDASRKWFLKQEINAAVEHAENPCHKEEPRFQNEQEDSSCLPRTSQLNDSSEMDPSTQISLNRRAVEWDTTGQNLIEKVRNLRQRLTARARHRCQTPHLLAA, encoded by the exons tcAATTGGTGTCAACACTGGTTTGAATATTTTCCTAATCCTCCTATCAATATTCTTAGTATGATAGAAAATGTTTTGGCATTTCATGACAAGGAACTGCTGCAACACTTCATAGATCATGATATAACCTCCCAG CTATATGCATGGCCTCTTCTTGAAACTGTGTTCTCAGAAGTGCTGACAAGAGAGGAGTGGCTGAAATTGTTTGATAATATCTTTTCCaaccatccttccttccttctgatgACTGTTGTAGCCTACAACATGTGTTCTAGAGCGCCTCTGCTCAACTGTAATCTTAAAGATGACTTTGAG tttttttttcaccATCGGAATAACCTGGATATAAATGTTGTGATTAGACAAGTTTATCATCTCATGGAGACCACGCCTACTGACATTCATCCAGACAGCATGCTTAATGTTTTTGTTGCACTGACCAAAGGGCAGTATCCAGTATTTAATCAATATCCAAAGTTTATTGTGGACTATCAAACACAGGAACAAGAAAGAATAAGGAATGATGAATTGGATTACTTAAGAGAGAG GCAGACAGTTGAAGATATGCAAGCTAAACTCGACCAGCAAAGAGTTGAAGATGAAGCTTGGTACCAGAAACAGGAGCTGCTTCGTCAAGCTGAAGAAACAAGAAGAGAAATGCTCTTacaagaggaggagaaaatgatACAACAAAGACAGAG gCTAGCTGCTGTGAAAAGACAGCTGGAAGTAAAGGAAATGCACTTACAAGATGCTGCAAGAAGGCGTTTTCTGAAGCTTCAGCAAGATCAACGGGAAATGGAACTAAGAAGACTGGATGATGAAATTGGGAGAAAG GTATATATGAGAGATCAAGAAATTGCTGCCACAGCCAGAGACCTAGAAATGAGACAGCTGGAACTCGAATCACAAAAGAGACTTTATGAGAAG AATCTTACTGAAAATCAAGAAGCTGTTGCAAAAGAAATGCGAGCAGATGCAGATGCCTATAGACGAAAAGTGGATCTTGAAGAACACATGTTTCATAAGCTGATAGAAGCAGGTGAAACCGAGAGTCAGAAAACTCAGAAG GTgattaaagaaaatttggcaaagGCTGAACAAGCATGCCTAAATACTGACTGGCAGATTCAGTCTTTACATAAACAAAAATGTGATGATCTACAACGAAACAAATGTTACCAGGAAGTAGCCAAACTCCTTaaggaaaacagaaggaaagaaatagagataataaatGCAATGGTGGAGGAGGAAGCCAAGAAG TGGAAGGAAGCTGAAGGAAAAGAGCTCCATTTGAGATCAGCAAAGAAAGCTTCTGCTCTTTCAGATGCATCTAGAAAGTGGTTTTTAAAGCAAGAGATAAATGCGGCTGTAGAACATGCTGAAAATCCATGTCATAAAG AAGAACCCAGGTTCCAAAATGAACAGGAGGACTCAAGCTGTTTGCCTAGAACCTCACAATTAAATGACTCTTCTGAAATGGATCCCTCAACACAGA ttTCTTTAAATAGAAGAGCAGTAGAATGGGACACCACGGGACAGAATCTTATCGAGAAAGTGAGAAATCTTCGCCAGAGACTCACTGCTCGGGCTCGTCACAGATGTCAAACCCCTCATCTTTTGGCTGCATAG